ATATGTCGCTCCCCCTCGAGGATTACGCCCTGATCAGTGACTGCTTCACCGGAGCGCTCGTCGGCAGGGACGGCAGCATCGACTGGCTGTGCCTGCCCCGCTACGACTCGGGTTCGGCGTTCGGGGCGCTGCTCGGCACGGAGGACCACGGCCGGTGGCTGCTCGCGCCGTCCGATCCGGAGGCGACGAGCACGCGGCATTATGCGGGCGACACGATGACACTGGTCACCCGCTGGCGCACAGCGACCGGCGAGGTGGAGGTCATCGACGCCATGCCGATGGGCGACCGCCGGGCGGATGTGGTGCGACGGGTGCGCAGCATCCGGGGCACGGTGGAGATGCGGGAGGATCTGCGCATCCGGTTCGAGTACGCCACGGCGGTGCCGTGGGTGCGCCAGGACAAGACAGCGAAGCCGAACGCGCTGGTCGCGGTTGCCGGTCCCGACGGCCTGGTGTTCCGCGGCTCGGCGCTGCGGCCGAGCGACCATTCGCACGAGAGCCGGTTCACGGTCGCGGCGGGACAGACGGTCGATCTGTCGATGACTTGGTTCCCCTCCTACCGCGCGGCGCCGGACGCGCCGGACGTCGAGGAGGCGCTCGCGCACACCCAGTCGTGGTGGACCGAGTGGGCGTCCGGCTGCGATCACGACGGCCCCTATCGCGACGAGGTCGTGCGCTCGCTCATCCTGCTGCGCGCGCTGACCCATCTGGACACCGGCGGCATCGTGGCCGCGGCGACGACCTCGCTCCCGGAGAGCTTCGGCGGCGAGCGGAACTGGGACTATCGCTATGTGTGGCTGCGGGACGCCTCGCTGACGATCGAGGTTCTGCTCTCGCACGGATACCACGACTACGTGGGTCTCTGGCGGGACTGGCTGCTCCGGGCGGTCGCCGGCGACCCGGGCGACGTGCAGATCATGTACGGGCTCGGCGGCGAGCGCGACCTCGCCGAGCGGGAGATCGACAGCCTGCCGGGCTATCAGGGCGCGCATCCGGTGCGAGTCGGGAACGATGCCTCGACGCAGTTCCAGGCGGATGTGATCGGCGAAGTGATGATCGCACTGGATCGCGGCCGCGCGGCCGGGGTCGAAGAGACGCGGTTCTCCTGGGCATTGCAGCGCGCGCTGATGCGCTACCTCGAGGAGCACTGGCGGAGCCCCGACCACGGCATCTGGGAGATCCGCGGGGAGCCGCAGGTGTTCACTCACTCGCGAGCGCTCGTCTGGGCGGCGTTCGACTGCGCGGTCCGCGGCGTGGAGCAGTACGGACTGAACGGGCCGGTGGCTCGCTGGAAGCGCCTGCGCGACGAGATCCGTGCGGATCTGGAGGCGAACGGCTTCGACGAGGACCGTGGCACCTACGTGCAGTACTTCGGCAGCGACCAGGTGGATGCCTCGCTCCTCGTCCTCCCACAGGTCGGCTACTGCGACGTCGAGGACCCGCGGATGCTCGGCACCGTCCGCGCGATCGAGCAGGATCTGATGCACGAGGGGCTGCTGCTGCGCTACCGGACCGAAGGTGGCGTGGACGGGATGCCGCCAGGAGAGAACCCCTTCCTCGCGTGCTCGTTCTGGCTGGTCGAGCAGTACGCGCGCTCGCACCGGGCCGACGACGCGAAGGCGCTGATGGACCGGCTGCTGGGCCTCGCCAACGATGTCGGGATGCTGTCCGAGGAGTACGACACGACACGCCGTTCGCAGGCGGGCAACACACCGCAGGCGCTCACGCACCTCGCGCTCGTGCGGGCGGCGGACGCGATCGCGGAGCTGAGCGCCTGATGGCCGCGCTCGCCCGACCGGAGCAGGACACCGGGCTCGAGGCCCGGCTGAGGCTCGGCGAGCCGTGGGTGACGATCGTGTGGAACGACCCGGTCAACCTGATGTCGTATGTGACCTACGTCTTCGAAAGCTACTTCGTGTATCCGAAGCGGGAGGCGGAACGGCTGATGCTGCTCGTCCACACCGAGGGCAAAGCCGTCGTCGCGACCGGTACCCGCGAGGAGATGGAGCGGCATGTCGAGGCGATGCACGGCTTCGGGCTCTGGGCGACCCTGACGAAGGCTGACTCGTGAGGCCGTTCCGCCGGACGCGGGACGGAACGCTGCGCGCCCGGTTCGAGCCGGACGAAGCGGAGATCCTGGTCCGGCTCGCCGAGGAGACGGCTGAGCTCGCAGCGTCCGCGGCGAGCGGCGCGGGCGATCCGCGGGAGGACCCAGCGTTCATCCGCCTGCTGCCGGACGCTTATTCGGGCGATGCGGAGGCGTCCGCGGAGTTCCGGCGCTTCACGGCCGGTGGGCTCGCGGAAGGGAAGGCGCTCACTGCGCGAGTGGTGATGGAGACGCTGGGCGGCGGGTCCGGCGCGATCGAGGTCCGTCTCGACGCGCTGCAGGCCGCTGCCTGGCTGCGCACGCTGACGGACATCCGGCTCGTGCTCGCGGCACGGCTCGGGATCGTGCAGGACGGCGACGAGGGCGACATCCACGACGCGGACTCCACCTTCCGGCGGGCCGTCTACGACTGGCTCGCCGGAGTGCAGGAGTCGCTGGTGCTGGCGCTGCGCTCGACGCGCTGACGTTCCGGGGCCGGCAGCCGGGAGCTGAGGGAGGAGTTCTCGCCGGCATCCTCGCGAATCTCCTCCCTTCCTGGACATCCGCCCCCTCCCCTCCCGGATCTCCTCCCTTTCCGTCGTGGGTCGGAAACGCAAGGAGAATGCGGCCGGGTGCGGGACGAAGGCAGGAAAGGGAGGAGGAAACGGGCCCCGGCGGCCGCTTGTCCTCCGTTTTCGACGGGGTGGGGTGGGACGAGACGGGGTGGGGTGGGGTGGATGTAGAAGGATGGGGCGCCGGGGGTGGGGAAGACCGGTTGACAGATCTGGGCTTCGCGTCTAGGGTTTACTAAACCGGTTTAGATTACGCCGGTCGGACTGACGAAGGAACGCAATGAAGCGGATCATTCTGCTCGCGGCAACAGCGAGCTCGGCCCTCCTCCTCGGGACCGTCCTCGGCGGCGTACTGCCCGCCGCCGCGGGGCCCGCTGCCGCAGTCCCGGCTGCCGCGCCGGCGAAGCTCACCAACCTCGCCCACCTCGACGTCCTCCTCGACGACGTGCCCCTGCTCCCGGCCACGAGCCACAGCACCTACCGGCAGGAACAGGAGCCCACCGCCCGCGCGCCCTGGGTCTACGCCGACCGGCAGGACGACGGCAGCTTCCGGCGGGTCGGCGGCGGAGCCATCACCGACCCGGCCAAGGGCTGGTACGAACAGGGTGCCTTCGATGCCGACGACACAGCGCGCGCCGCTGTCGTCTATCTCCGCGACTGGACACAGAACGGCGCCGCGTCCAGCGCGCGGACCGCGTACGAGCTGTTGCGCTCGCTCACCTACCAGCAGACCGACTCCGGGCCGGACGGCGGGAATGTGATCCTCTGGCAGCAGTCCGACGGCACGCTGAACCCCTCCGCCATCCCGGTCGAACTGCCAGACCCGAGCGACTCGGCCGAGTCCTTCTGGCTGGCGCGCACGGTGTGGGCGCTCGGGGAAGGGTACGCCGCTTTCCGGGACGCCGACCCCGCGTTCGCCGCCTTCCTCGCCGATCGGATGTCGCTGTCCCTGGGCGCGCTCGAGCGCCAATCGCTCGCGAAATACCCCCGGACGGCACAGGCGAACTGCGTGAGCGTTCCGTCCTGGCTCATCGTCGGCAGCGCGAGCGCCACCGCCGAGGCCGTGCTCGGGCTCAGCGCCTTCGCGAAAGCGGCGCCGGGTGACGCGCGCGTGCGGACGGCGCTCACACGCTACGCCGACGGCATCGCGAAACTCGCCGCCGGCGGGACCGGGCAGTGGCCGTTCGGCGCGCTGCTGCCGGAAGCGAACTCTCCCACCTTCTGGCACGCCTGGGGCGCGATGCAGCCCGCGGCGCTGACCGCGGCCGCCACCGTCCTCGGGAACGCCTCCCTGCAGAGAGCCGCGAGCACCGACCTCGCTCAGTTCACCGCGCAGTTGCTCGCGAGCGGCGGCCCCGACAACGGATGGACGCCGACACCGGCCGACCGGACGCAGATCGCCTACGGCGTGGACTCGCGAGTCCAAGGGCTCGTCGCCGCGAGCGACGCGACCGGCGCCAGCGGGCTGGCCGCGCTCGCGGGCGCCCAGGCCACCTGGTACTTCGGGGCGAACCCCGCGGGCACGGCCGTCTACGACCCCGCGACCGGCGTCTGCGTCGACGGGATCGCCGCCGACGGCGCGGTGAACCGCAACTGCGGCGCCGAGTCGGCCATCCACACCCAGCTCAGCATGCTGGCCCTGGACGCGCATCCCGCGATCGCCAGCGCCGCCGTCTCGCTGACGAAGACGACCGCGACCGAGGGCATCCATGTCGTCAAAGCGGAGTCCGGCAGACTGACCGGCTCGGCCAACTGGTCGGGCGGGCAGTATGTCGCGGCGAAGGCAGGCGACACGGTGACCGTGACACTGCAGCCCGGGCATCCGGCCGCCCGCATCCTCCCGATCGCGGACCTCGGCCCCGGCGGGTCGGGCAGCACACTCTGGACCGCGCAGGTCGGCCGTCTCCCGCTGCCGCTCGGCACGACGCAGAACGTGCGCGCGAGCGCGCAACAGGGCATCGGGGCCAGTCCGGTGTTCCTCCTGCCGCAGGCACTCGCTGTGCCGGTCCCGGCCAGCGCGACGACCGTCACCACCCAGGTCGGCGGGGCGGCGAAACTGGACGCGCTGCTCATCCAGCCGGCCGTGTCGCATCTCGGTCTCAGCGGCGCTGCCAGCCTCGATGTCTACGTGAACGGCACAAAGCTGCCCCTGCCGCAGAAGCTCGCCACGGCCGGGCCGTCGACCGTCACCCGCTACGACAGCACCGGCCGCCCGGTGGGCTCTCCGCAAACGGTCGGAGCCCGGGGCCTGATCGCCGTGCCCGCGGGCGGGTTCGCCACGGTCGTGCCGAGATGACATCGACCGCCGTCACGATCAACGATGTCGCCCGCGCCGCGGGCGTCAGCAAAGGACTCGTGTCGCTGACCCTCAACGAGCGGCCGGGCGTGGCGACGGAGACACGCGAACGCATCCTCGCGGCGGCGCGAGAGCTCGGCTGGTCGCCCAACCCCAGCGCCCGCGGGCTCTCGACACGGCGGGCTTACGCGCTCGGGCTGATCGTCCGGCGCGAGGCCCGCACGATCGAGGTGGACCCCTTCTTCGCGGCGTTCATCGCCGGTGTCGAGACCGTGCTCGCCGAGCGCGGCCAGGTGCTCGTCCTGACGGTCGTGCCGGACAGCGCAGCCGAAGTGCGCGCCTATGAACGGCTCGCCGCCGAGAAGCGCGTCGACGGCTTCCTGCTCACCGACCTGCTCGCGGACGACGAACGTATCCCGCTCATCCATAGGCTCGGCTCGCTCGCGGTGTCGCTCGGAGAACCGATCGGGGACAGCCCGTTTCCGGTCGTCACGCGCGACTACGACAGCGGCATCGACGATCTGGTCCGCCACCTGGTCGATCTCGGCCATTGCCGCGTCGCCCACGTCTCCGGCGACGAGCGGATGCTGCACGGCCGCCGCCGCCGCGAGCGTTTCGAGCGCGCCGTCCGCGCGGCGGGACTCGAGCCGGTCATCCTCACCACCGATTTCTCACCCGAGCAGGGGGCCGCGACGACGAAAGCCCTCCTCGACGCCCCCGAGCCGCCGACGGCGATTGTCTACGGCAACGACCCGATGGCGATCGCCGGGATGGGCGTCGCCCACGAGCGCGGACTGCGCCTCCCTCGCGACCTGTCGATCACCGGTCTCGACGGCTCCCTGATCGGAACCTACGTCTATCCGCCGCTGACCACGCTCGACAACGATCCGGCCGGCTTCGGACTCGCCGCCGCCACCGCACTGCTGCGGCTGGTGGAGCACGGCGAGCCGGGCGATGTCGCCCTGCCCCCGGCCCGGCTGGTGGTGCGTGCCTCCACCGCAGCGCCGGGCGAACGCTGACCCCGCTATCCCCCACGAAAAGAGAAACACTATGCGAAACCGCAGAGTCGCCATCGCGATCCTCTCCGCCGGCCTTGTGGCCGGAACCCTCGCCGCTTGCGGCTCCACCGGCGGCACAGCCTCCGGGGCGCCATGACAGCCAGAGGGCCGATCACCATCTGGTACTCGAACAACGAGCAGGAGGTGCAGTGGGGCAAGGCGATGGTCGCCTCCTGGAACTCCGCGCACCCCGACGAGCAGATCAAAGCGCAGGAGGTGCCGGCGGGAAAGAGCACCGAAGAGGTCATCGGCGCCGCGATCACCGCGGGCACGACGCCATGCCTGGTGTTCAACAATCTCCCGGCGGCGACCGGCCAGTGGCAGAAACAGGGCGGCCTGGTCGACCTGTCGGCGTTCCCGGACGGCGCCCAGTACATCCAGGAGCGCAGCGGCAAGGCGGCCGACCAATTACAAGTCCGCCGACGCAGGCTTCTACCAGCTGCCGTGGAAGCAGAACCCGGTGATGATCTTCTACAACAAGGACCTCTTCGCCAAGGCCGGCCTCGACGCGGACAACCCGGACCTGTCGACCTACGAGACATTCCTCACAGCCGCGCAGAAGATCGTGTCCTCCGGCGCCGCCCCCTACGCCATCCATCCCGCGCCCACGAGCGAGTTCTTCCAGCCGAACTTCGACTACCTGCCGCTGCTGGCCGCCCAGACCGGCGGCAAGACGTTCATCGAGAACGGCAAGTCGACGCTCACCAGCCAGGATTCGCTGGATGTGGCGAACTTCTGGAAGACCCTCTACAGCGACGGTCTCGCCGGCAAGGAGCAGTACCAGGGCGACGCCTTCGCCGACGGCAAGGCCGCGATGGCGATCGTCGGCCCGTGGGCCATCGCCTACTACGGCGACAAGGTCCAGTGGGGCTCGGTGCCGGTCCCGACCAAGGACGGCAAGCCGGCCGACCAGGTCTACACCTTCCCGGACGCCAAGAACATCGGGATGTACAGCTCCTGCAAAAACCAGGCGACAGCCTGGGATGTGCTGAAGTTCGCCACCAGCAAGGAGCAGGACGGCAAGCTTTTGGACATGACCGGCCAGATGCCCATCCGCACGGACCTCTCCACCGACTACGCGGACTACTTCAGCTCGCACCCGGCCTATAAGGAGTTCGGCGACCAGAGCGCCCGCACGACCGAAGACCCGACCGGCGTCAACACGATCGCGCAGCTCCAGGCGCTGCGCGACGCGTACAGCAAAGCCGTGATCAACGGCAACGGCTCCGTCGAAGATGCCTTCCAGACCGCGTCCGGAACGATCGACAAACTGCAGGCGCAGAAGTAATGAGCGCGGTCACCGCTCCTCCGGCCGCGGGCGCAGAGCCCGCGGCCGGGCGGCCGCCGGGACGGCGCCGGCGCCCTCTGGTGCAGCGCGTCCTCGGCCGCAACCCGCTCGGGTGGCTGTTCGGCGCGCCCTACCTCGCGTTCGTGCTCGTCATCTCCGCCTACCCTCTCGGGTACGCGATCTACATCTCTTTCTTCGACTATTTCTTCGCGGCTCCCGGCGCGAACGTCACCCAGCCGTTCATCGGCGTCGGCAACTACGTGCAGGTCTTCACCGACTCGGCGGTCCTGCAATCGTTCCTCAACGTCGGGGTCTTCCTGATCATCAACGTGCCGCTGACGGTGCTGCTCTCTCTCGTCCTGGCGAGCGGGCTGAACAGCATCACGCGGTTCCGGACGTTCCTGCGCGTCAGCTACTACGTGCCCTATGTCACTGCGAGCGTCGCCATCATCGGTGTGTGGCTGTTCCTGTTCAGCGGCGGCGGGCTGGTCAACCAGATCCTCGGGCCGCTCGCACCGGACCCGTCCTGGTTCGTCAACCCGGTGCTCGCCATGCCGACCATCGCGATCTACGTGACGTGGAAGCAACTGGGCCTCTACATCCTGCTCTACCTGGCGGCGCTGCAGAACGTGCCGCGGGAGCTGTACGAGTCGGCCGCGACCGACGGCGGCGGCAGGGTGCGGCAGTTCTTCTCGGTCACGGTGCCGGGCGTCCGGCCGGCGACCGTGCTCGTGCTGCTGTCGACCATCACCGGCGCGAATCTGTTCACCGAGCCGTATCTGCTGACGGGCGGCGGCGGACCGGACGGCAAATCGACCACGCCGGTGCTGCTCATCTACCAGCAGGGCATCCAGCAGGGGCATCCGGGATACGCGGCGGCGATCGGCGTCGTGCTCGTGGTCCTGGTGCTCGTCATCGGCTGGCTGCAGAACCGTTTCGCAGGAGGACGAGACTGATGGCGACCACGACATCCCGACGGCGCAGAGACCTCTCCGCCGCACGCGGGCTCACCCGCGGTCAGGCCGTGCTGCAGGGGATCGTGCTGACGCTCGGCGCCATCGCTTTCCTGTTCCCCTTCTACTACATGCTGGTCGGCTCACTGCAGGCGTCGCCGGACACGACGGTCGCGGGCGCCTTCCCCGACCCGTCGAATCTCACGCTGCAGAACTACGCGGCGATCGACTCCCGGATCAACCTCTGGTCGGGGCTCGCCAACTCGGGCATCTTCACCGGAGGCGTGCTGCTCTGCACGGTCGTGTTCGGCGTCCTGGCCGGCTACGCCCTGTCCATCCTGCGCTGGCGCGGTCGCGGCGTCATGTTCGCGCTCGCGCTGCTGGTGCAGACGATCCCGTTCCAGCTGCTGATGATCCCGCTCTACGTGCTCATCGCGCGCAACTACGGGCTCGCCGACAACTACCTGGGCATGATCCTGCCGTTCGCGATCAACTCGGCGGCGGTGCTCATCTTCCGGCAGTACTTCCTCCAACTGCCCCGCGAGCTGTTCGACGCGGCACGGGTGGATGGCGCGGGCAAGTTCACCCTGCTCTGGCGGGTCGCGCTGCCGCTCGTCCGGCCTGCGCTCGTCACCGTCGTGCTGCTGACGTTCATCGGCCCGTGGAACGAGTTCCTGTGGCCGTTCCTGATCACCAAAGAAGCGAGCATGCAACCGCTGGCCGTGTCGCTCGCGAACTACATCAGCACGGTGGCCGCTTCCACCAGCAACCCGTACGGCGCCATCCTGGCCGGCGCGGTCGTCCTCGCGGCGCCTGTCGTCGTGCTGTTCATCGTTTTCCAGCGCTACTTCACCTCGACCGATATCGGCTCGTCCGTCAAGGGCTGAGCCACGCCCACACCCAAGGAGACACCCGTGGACCCCGTCGTCCCGCACGCGCTGCGCGAGAGCTATCTCGCCGCGCTCGACCACAGCAACGCCCTCACCGACCGCATCTCGACCGACCAGTTCTCGGCGAGCTACGAGAGCCGTCCGGACTGGGTCATCGGCCCGTTCGAGCGGGACGAGTCGCTCACTTTCCGCCTCGACGGCCAGTGGGAGGACCCCACCGGCGCCGGCTGGACGAGCGAGGCGATCTTCAACCCCACCGTCATCGAACGCGGCGACGAGCTGCACCTGTTCTACGGGCGTCCCCGCGCAAGGAGTCCACCGCGTCCCGGATCGGTCACGCCGTCCACCGTGACGGCCGGTGGCGGGACGACAGCGCCAATCCGGTGATCTTCCCCACATTCGCGAACGAGACGCTCGGCCGCGAGGACCCGAAAGTCTACGAGGCCGACGGACGCTACGTGCTCTTCTACAACGCGATCTGGCGCACCGAGACCGGGGCGATCGCATGCGACATCATGTGCGGCGTCTCCGACGACCTCGAGACCTGGGAGAAGCGCGGGCTTGTCGTGCCCCACAGGCGTGTCGCAGCTGTGGGCGAAGGGCGCTGTGGTGCCCCGGGACGCCGCCGGCCGCGCCGTCCGCATCG
This genomic window from Leifsonia xyli subsp. cynodontis DSM 46306 contains:
- a CDS encoding extracellular solute-binding protein: MSRRRPASGRNRAAWSTCRRSRTAPSTSRSAAARRPTNYKSADAGFYQLPWKQNPVMIFYNKDLFAKAGLDADNPDLSTYETFLTAAQKIVSSGAAPYAIHPAPTSEFFQPNFDYLPLLAAQTGGKTFIENGKSTLTSQDSLDVANFWKTLYSDGLAGKEQYQGDAFADGKAAMAIVGPWAIAYYGDKVQWGSVPVPTKDGKPADQVYTFPDAKNIGMYSSCKNQATAWDVLKFATSKEQDGKLLDMTGQMPIRTDLSTDYADYFSSHPAYKEFGDQSARTTEDPTGVNTIAQLQALRDAYSKAVINGNGSVEDAFQTASGTIDKLQAQK
- a CDS encoding DUF2017 family protein, with product MRPFRRTRDGTLRARFEPDEAEILVRLAEETAELAASAASGAGDPREDPAFIRLLPDAYSGDAEASAEFRRFTAGGLAEGKALTARVVMETLGGGSGAIEVRLDALQAAAWLRTLTDIRLVLAARLGIVQDGDEGDIHDADSTFRRAVYDWLAGVQESLVLALRSTR
- a CDS encoding carbohydrate ABC transporter permease gives rise to the protein MATTTSRRRRDLSAARGLTRGQAVLQGIVLTLGAIAFLFPFYYMLVGSLQASPDTTVAGAFPDPSNLTLQNYAAIDSRINLWSGLANSGIFTGGVLLCTVVFGVLAGYALSILRWRGRGVMFALALLVQTIPFQLLMIPLYVLIARNYGLADNYLGMILPFAINSAAVLIFRQYFLQLPRELFDAARVDGAGKFTLLWRVALPLVRPALVTVVLLTFIGPWNEFLWPFLITKEASMQPLAVSLANYISTVAASTSNPYGAILAGAVVLAAPVVVLFIVFQRYFTSTDIGSSVKG
- the clpS gene encoding ATP-dependent Clp protease adapter ClpS yields the protein MAALARPEQDTGLEARLRLGEPWVTIVWNDPVNLMSYVTYVFESYFVYPKREAERLMLLVHTEGKAVVATGTREEMERHVEAMHGFGLWATLTKADS
- a CDS encoding LacI family DNA-binding transcriptional regulator; translated protein: MTSTAVTINDVARAAGVSKGLVSLTLNERPGVATETRERILAAARELGWSPNPSARGLSTRRAYALGLIVRREARTIEVDPFFAAFIAGVETVLAERGQVLVLTVVPDSAAEVRAYERLAAEKRVDGFLLTDLLADDERIPLIHRLGSLAVSLGEPIGDSPFPVVTRDYDSGIDDLVRHLVDLGHCRVAHVSGDERMLHGRRRRERFERAVRAAGLEPVILTTDFSPEQGAATTKALLDAPEPPTAIVYGNDPMAIAGMGVAHERGLRLPRDLSITGLDGSLIGTYVYPPLTTLDNDPAGFGLAAATALLRLVEHGEPGDVALPPARLVVRASTAAPGER
- a CDS encoding glycoside hydrolase family protein: MIFPTFANETLGREDPKVYEADGRYVLFYNAIWRTETGAIACDIMCGVSDDLETWEKRGLVVPHRRVAAVGEGRCGAPGRRRPRRPHRW
- a CDS encoding carbohydrate ABC transporter permease, whose product is MSAVTAPPAAGAEPAAGRPPGRRRRPLVQRVLGRNPLGWLFGAPYLAFVLVISAYPLGYAIYISFFDYFFAAPGANVTQPFIGVGNYVQVFTDSAVLQSFLNVGVFLIINVPLTVLLSLVLASGLNSITRFRTFLRVSYYVPYVTASVAIIGVWLFLFSGGGLVNQILGPLAPDPSWFVNPVLAMPTIAIYVTWKQLGLYILLYLAALQNVPRELYESAATDGGGRVRQFFSVTVPGVRPATVLVLLSTITGANLFTEPYLLTGGGGPDGKSTTPVLLIYQQGIQQGHPGYAAAIGVVLVVLVLVIGWLQNRFAGGRD
- a CDS encoding glycoside hydrolase family 15 protein, encoding MSLPLEDYALISDCFTGALVGRDGSIDWLCLPRYDSGSAFGALLGTEDHGRWLLAPSDPEATSTRHYAGDTMTLVTRWRTATGEVEVIDAMPMGDRRADVVRRVRSIRGTVEMREDLRIRFEYATAVPWVRQDKTAKPNALVAVAGPDGLVFRGSALRPSDHSHESRFTVAAGQTVDLSMTWFPSYRAAPDAPDVEEALAHTQSWWTEWASGCDHDGPYRDEVVRSLILLRALTHLDTGGIVAAATTSLPESFGGERNWDYRYVWLRDASLTIEVLLSHGYHDYVGLWRDWLLRAVAGDPGDVQIMYGLGGERDLAEREIDSLPGYQGAHPVRVGNDASTQFQADVIGEVMIALDRGRAAGVEETRFSWALQRALMRYLEEHWRSPDHGIWEIRGEPQVFTHSRALVWAAFDCAVRGVEQYGLNGPVARWKRLRDEIRADLEANGFDEDRGTYVQYFGSDQVDASLLVLPQVGYCDVEDPRMLGTVRAIEQDLMHEGLLLRYRTEGGVDGMPPGENPFLACSFWLVEQYARSHRADDAKALMDRLLGLANDVGMLSEEYDTTRRSQAGNTPQALTHLALVRAADAIAELSA